The following proteins come from a genomic window of Canis lupus dingo isolate Sandy chromosome 20, ASM325472v2, whole genome shotgun sequence:
- the KCTD6 gene encoding BTB/POZ domain-containing protein KCTD6 isoform X3 encodes MDNGDWGYMMTDPVTLNVGGHLYTTSLTTLTRYPDSMLGAMFGGDFPTARDPQGNYFIDRDGPLFRYVLNFLRTSELTLPLDFKEFDLLRKEADFYQIEPLIQCLNDPKPLYPMDTFEEVVELSSTRKLSKYSNPVAVIITQLTITTKVHSLLEGISNYFTKWNKHMMDTRDCQVSFTFGPCDYHQEVSLRVHLMEYITKQGFTIRNTRVHHMSERANENTVEHNWTFCRLARKTDD; translated from the coding sequence AGGTGGACACTTGTATACAACGTCTCTGACCACACTGACGCGTTACCCGGATTCCATGCTTGGAGCTATGTTTGGGGGGGACTTCCCCACAGCTCGAGACCCTCAAGGCAATTACTTCATTGATCGAGATGGACCTCTTTTCCGATATGTTCTCAACTTCTTAAGAACTTCAGAATTGACCTTACCTTTGGATTTTAAGGAATTTGATCTGCTTCGGAAAGAAGCAGATTTTTATCAGATTGAGCCCTTGATTCAGTGTCTCAATGACCCTAAGCCTTTGTATCCTATGGATACTTTTGAAGAGGTTGTGGAATTATCTAGCACTCGGAAGCTTTCTAAGTACTCCAATCCAGTAGCTGTCATCATAACCCAATTAACCATCACCACTAAGGTCCATTCCTTACTAGAAGGTATCTCAAACTATTTCACGAAGTGGAATAAGCATATGATGGACACCAGAGATTGCCAGGTTTCCTTTACTTTTGGACCCTGTGATTATCACCAGGAAGTTTCTCTCCGGGTCCACCTGATGGAATACATTACGAAACAAGGTTTCACGATCCGCAACACTCGAGTGCATCACATGAGTGAGCGGGCCAACGAGAACACAGTGGAGCACAACTGGACTTTCTGTAGGCTGGCCCGGAAGACCGATGACTGA